From one bacterium genomic stretch:
- a CDS encoding Trm112 family protein, which translates to MLDEKLLEILACPKCKGDLEYDKKNDKLICRACKLAYPIKDDIPIMLIDEAEKLE; encoded by the coding sequence ATGCTTGACGAAAAACTACTTGAGATACTTGCTTGTCCTAAGTGCAAAGGAGACCTTGAATACGACAAGAAGAACGATAAACTCATATGCCGTGCCTGCAAGCTTGCCTATCCTATAAAAGATGATATCCCAATAATGCTGATAGATGAGGCAGAAAAACTGGAATGA
- a CDS encoding BamA/TamA family outer membrane protein, producing MIQFFRSFLIIVILSLITPIIGYSQYWEFGQNKVQYRDFNWKVIETKEFSIIYYEGGERIAKFAKTILLDAYKLLSQTLSHTPQEPIPVIIYNSHNDFEQTNVTLSLIDEATGGFTEVFKNRVVVPFNGSYEDFRRVLVHELTHAFQFSISRGTGIIPRISLLNIPLWFVEGMAEYLSLGWDAESDMIIRDALYYDKIKPIKQLYLIEGSYLMYKEGQSILQFIADRYGRKKIGELFHKIGLVGGLNKAIESVLGINVEELNRLWMADLKKKYWASCALKDEVPSDARRLTEHKDYFFNTAPSISPDGSEIVFISDRDEYENLYLMSSIDGRIKCKLIGGGKSAGFESLHILYGGTTWDPSGKNIAFVAKSSGKDVLYIMDVCKRKVIKKFSPKLDGIFSPSFSPDGKFVAFRGIKDGMADIYVLNIATGKLEQLTSDEYDDLTPNWSPDGEYIIFSSDRPLNGESWHYGKYTIFKIGTTYELPIQIPQPILENRASYVASPIWIQDKILFVSNQDGVNNLYILDVGSSPQDSANYIMQLTNVIGGIFTPSISNDGKHLAFCSYTDMGWDIYTIKYPLQKGLECSPESSFSRCYTEVKFAESCGEDTAKIEAKKLGLRFTPDWGGGSVSYVYGGGIFGNLRLAVSDLLGNHQFYIETNSPGNLTANYYISYLYLPRRLDFGIATFKQEYYWLIGDTLLGDLLLYEKLYGGGVLFEYPIDKFRRVDLELNGYVDEMGLYPYHELDTVLFSEKLYISGPVLSYVLDNSIWGPMGPQNGERGKITVSATLPVVSPTWLYNYYKFDLRKYIRITNRYSFAIRAINAGIWGKDKERVYLAIGGADDLRGYKIGEFKGRNVSVLNFELRYPFIDKLMIAFPIPISIGGIRGALFCDFGYATDELKRFKPFEQGVLKDLKFGFGTGLRIRFPFFIIRFDIAKNTNLLNLSKETYMYLSLGPEF from the coding sequence ATGATACAGTTTTTTAGGTCATTCCTAATAATTGTTATCCTGTCTCTTATTACCCCTATAATCGGTTATTCACAGTACTGGGAATTTGGGCAGAATAAAGTGCAATACAGAGATTTCAATTGGAAGGTGATAGAGACTAAGGAATTTAGTATTATTTATTATGAGGGTGGGGAGCGGATTGCTAAATTTGCAAAAACTATACTACTTGATGCTTATAAATTATTATCTCAGACATTATCTCATACACCACAAGAACCAATCCCTGTCATTATATATAACTCACATAACGACTTTGAGCAAACAAATGTTACTCTATCGTTAATTGATGAAGCTACTGGCGGATTTACAGAAGTGTTTAAGAATAGGGTTGTTGTCCCATTTAATGGCTCTTACGAAGATTTTAGGCGTGTGCTTGTTCACGAACTTACACATGCATTCCAATTTAGTATATCACGGGGTACTGGAATTATTCCAAGAATTAGCTTGTTAAATATACCACTGTGGTTTGTAGAGGGGATGGCTGAATACTTATCATTAGGATGGGATGCTGAATCTGATATGATTATTAGAGATGCTTTATATTACGACAAAATAAAACCAATAAAACAACTTTATCTTATAGAAGGCTCTTATCTTATGTATAAAGAAGGACAATCTATTTTGCAGTTTATTGCAGACCGCTATGGTAGAAAAAAGATAGGCGAGTTATTTCACAAAATTGGATTAGTTGGCGGTCTAAACAAGGCTATTGAATCTGTGCTTGGAATTAATGTAGAAGAATTGAATAGATTATGGATGGCTGACTTAAAAAAGAAATATTGGGCAAGTTGTGCTCTTAAAGATGAAGTCCCAAGTGATGCAAGAAGACTGACAGAACACAAAGACTATTTTTTTAATACAGCTCCAAGTATATCTCCGGATGGGAGTGAAATTGTCTTTATATCTGATAGAGATGAATATGAAAATCTGTATCTTATGTCAAGTATTGACGGCAGGATTAAGTGTAAACTTATTGGAGGTGGTAAGTCAGCAGGCTTTGAGTCACTACATATCTTATATGGAGGAACTACTTGGGACCCATCGGGTAAAAATATAGCTTTTGTTGCAAAAAGTAGTGGAAAAGATGTTTTATATATTATGGATGTGTGCAAAAGAAAAGTAATAAAAAAGTTTTCACCTAAACTTGATGGGATTTTTTCACCGTCATTTTCGCCGGATGGTAAATTTGTTGCATTTCGTGGTATAAAAGATGGGATGGCAGATATATACGTATTAAATATTGCGACAGGAAAACTTGAACAACTCACTTCTGATGAATACGATGACTTGACCCCAAATTGGTCACCTGATGGTGAGTATATTATTTTTTCATCTGATAGACCACTGAATGGAGAAAGTTGGCACTACGGAAAATACACCATCTTTAAGATAGGGACAACTTATGAATTGCCCATACAAATACCACAACCCATTCTAGAGAATCGTGCTTCTTATGTAGCTTCTCCAATATGGATTCAGGACAAAATTTTATTCGTCTCTAATCAAGACGGGGTTAATAATCTATATATTCTTGATGTAGGGTCATCTCCACAGGATTCTGCGAATTATATTATGCAACTTACTAATGTCATTGGTGGCATCTTTACACCATCAATTTCTAATGACGGTAAGCACCTCGCCTTCTGTAGTTATACCGATATGGGCTGGGATATATACACTATAAAATATCCACTACAGAAAGGACTTGAGTGTAGCCCTGAGAGCTCATTCAGTAGGTGCTACACTGAAGTAAAATTCGCAGAATCCTGTGGAGAAGATACAGCTAAAATTGAAGCTAAAAAATTAGGATTACGATTTACGCCGGATTGGGGAGGCGGCTCCGTATCTTATGTTTACGGGGGAGGTATTTTTGGTAACTTGAGACTTGCAGTATCTGATTTACTTGGTAACCATCAATTTTATATAGAGACTAACTCACCAGGTAACCTCACAGCAAATTATTATATAAGTTACCTGTACTTACCAAGAAGATTAGACTTCGGTATAGCTACTTTCAAGCAAGAATACTACTGGCTTATAGGAGATACACTATTAGGAGACTTATTGCTATACGAAAAATTATATGGAGGCGGAGTATTGTTTGAATATCCAATAGATAAATTTCGTCGTGTAGATTTAGAGCTCAATGGCTATGTGGATGAGATGGGACTGTATCCTTACCATGAGTTAGACACTGTTTTGTTTAGCGAAAAGCTTTACATATCTGGACCAGTCCTATCCTATGTACTCGATAATTCCATATGGGGACCGATGGGACCACAAAATGGGGAACGAGGTAAAATTACTGTATCAGCTACATTGCCTGTTGTTTCACCTACCTGGCTGTATAATTACTATAAGTTTGACCTCCGTAAATATATAAGAATTACCAATAGATATTCATTTGCAATAAGGGCTATAAATGCAGGAATATGGGGTAAAGACAAGGAGCGAGTTTACTTAGCAATTGGGGGGGCTGACGATTTAAGGGGATACAAGATTGGTGAATTTAAAGGCAGAAATGTAAGTGTATTAAATTTTGAACTCAGGTATCCATTTATTGATAAGCTCATGATTGCATTCCCAATTCCTATATCAATTGGAGGGATACGAGGTGCATTATTTTGCGATTTCGGGTATGCGACGGATGAACTTAAAAGATTTAAACCTTTTGAACAAGGAGTATTAAAAGACTTGAAATTCGGCTTCGGCACCGGGTTAAGAATTAGATTCCCATTTTTTATAATTAGATTTGACATTGCAAAAAATACTAACCTATTAAACTTATCAAAAGAGACATACATGTACCTATCTTTGGGACCAGAGTTCTAA
- a CDS encoding FG-GAP-like repeat-containing protein has protein sequence MINKLINGSKESYRFNRFLLYVICLICGFAIATGALADELEQLKKLRGLGVKSAKLVTYKFDKLFKEQPELKRYISRPSKRNLLHRVRKGVYPDTIYVLGIRVEFQEDTTSLTTGNGKFDLDVNPFPYDSLGYPTSAALHDSNPPFVFPNTDSFGHNLYYDPPHTKRYFEHLLEALRNYWWDDSDQKLWIEFKVVPEGESASYKLPYPMTYYGDPVNYVQGLLTLFRDAIITCDRESPEIDFSKYAGDNGAIILFHAGSMWQTDYFGDSPYDIIACFVTNIDEYFGTPIWVDNGTVAVLEGTIYPETAFQDGMPGYLQGGLAHEFGHQVGLPDLYDTQLRTIGCGGWCLMGTGNWNLNGLLPPHTSAWCAQKLGRVKLDSLDNDTVNVEIYRRGGEDTARTKIYKIPINTREHFLVEERFAFANPDTHKYIVIGDSLHPNDSTFHYDSSATRVWKDGVLVKFDDYDWGTPCDSMAGGLAIWHIDNDKIARDSLMNEINAGSPKGVDMEEADGIQDFDTPWWLASDFVALFYGTPWDVFYNGNLDRFTPNTSPNTNDNLGSVSNVFIESISKPDTIMSFSLRFGLKYANFPIKCGDYFDINSPNVVEIGGRSFIVSSVMDTTYGGFIFMCTDSGIIKWRYHPVDAGYGANIYSSPAVGDIDGDGIPDIVCGVYFGKDTIVTKAQMSKSNLTCRQTGYQTKMRFISREDTVYKFWGKVYALDINGNLLSGFPVSVDGPIISSPLLADVNNDGKKEIIIGAHDMNLYAWDGNGDTLDGFPINLYQCIWTTPVYDSISNVIYAVPWDGRLWAIKPNGDTLWTAIEPHLSWIPATSSPIVGDINGDEKREIIVANGMGELYCVSDSGKVIWKQTLEDTSFYSSPCLADIDGDSLLDIILAAGNKIYAFNNTGANLPGFPIDTKTNEIIQSSPVVGDINNDSKLEIIIGAPAGKLLGYTNRGKLLSGFPLSVGNKIYSTPLLVDLNKDGIIEIVIGCDDGNLYAWSIDSYGALPWPMLYRDECHNGIYLIPPKAPTIPVDVFMRSPFYVYPNPVIDEGWVRYFSGNAKSVNIKIINAAGEVVKDFGGKIGEKVATEVMLPNLVSGVYICRVEVDTGNKNLVRFKKFAVVK, from the coding sequence GTGATAAATAAGTTGATAAACGGAAGTAAAGAGAGCTACAGATTTAATAGATTTTTACTCTATGTGATATGTTTAATCTGTGGTTTCGCAATCGCCACAGGAGCTTTGGCAGATGAATTGGAACAACTTAAGAAATTAAGGGGACTTGGTGTAAAGAGTGCAAAATTGGTAACTTATAAATTTGATAAACTATTTAAGGAACAACCCGAACTTAAGCGCTACATTTCAAGACCATCAAAAAGAAATTTGCTTCACCGTGTAAGGAAAGGGGTATATCCTGATACTATTTATGTCTTGGGTATAAGGGTAGAGTTTCAAGAGGATACTACATCATTAACTACAGGGAATGGAAAGTTTGACCTTGATGTAAATCCATTCCCCTACGACTCGTTGGGTTATCCTACATCTGCTGCCCTACACGATAGTAATCCACCATTCGTTTTTCCAAATACTGACTCATTTGGCCATAATTTGTACTATGACCCACCTCATACAAAGCGATATTTTGAACACTTACTTGAGGCATTAAGAAATTATTGGTGGGATGACTCAGACCAAAAATTATGGATAGAATTTAAAGTCGTACCTGAAGGAGAGAGTGCATCTTATAAGCTTCCTTACCCTATGACTTATTATGGTGACCCAGTAAACTATGTTCAGGGCTTACTTACACTTTTCAGAGACGCTATTATAACCTGTGATAGAGAGAGTCCTGAAATTGACTTTTCAAAGTATGCAGGTGATAATGGCGCAATTATTCTATTCCATGCCGGTTCAATGTGGCAGACCGATTATTTCGGGGATTCACCTTACGATATTATTGCCTGTTTTGTTACCAATATAGACGAATACTTTGGGACTCCAATCTGGGTAGATAATGGGACAGTTGCAGTTTTGGAGGGTACAATTTATCCGGAGACTGCATTCCAAGATGGTATGCCAGGTTATTTGCAGGGTGGGCTTGCACATGAGTTTGGGCATCAAGTTGGGCTACCTGATTTATACGATACTCAGTTGAGAACAATAGGTTGTGGAGGCTGGTGTTTAATGGGCACAGGGAATTGGAATTTGAACGGTTTATTACCACCGCATACTTCTGCTTGGTGTGCACAAAAGCTTGGCAGAGTTAAATTAGATTCACTTGATAATGATACAGTTAATGTAGAAATCTATAGGAGAGGGGGGGAGGACACTGCGAGAACTAAAATCTACAAAATACCAATAAATACAAGAGAACATTTCCTTGTAGAAGAGCGATTTGCATTCGCAAACCCAGATACTCATAAGTATATTGTAATAGGTGATTCTTTACATCCAAATGATTCAACTTTCCATTACGACTCATCTGCTACAAGAGTATGGAAAGATGGTGTTCTCGTTAAGTTTGACGATTATGACTGGGGCACTCCCTGTGACTCAATGGCGGGTGGCTTGGCAATCTGGCATATAGATAATGACAAAATTGCACGTGATTCACTTATGAATGAGATAAATGCAGGCTCTCCTAAAGGTGTAGACATGGAAGAAGCAGATGGGATTCAGGACTTTGATACCCCATGGTGGCTGGCATCTGACTTTGTAGCTCTCTTTTATGGAACTCCGTGGGATGTATTTTACAACGGTAACTTAGATAGGTTCACACCAAATACATCGCCAAACACAAACGATAACTTGGGCTCAGTCTCTAATGTATTTATTGAGTCAATCAGTAAGCCAGATACTATAATGAGCTTTTCATTAAGATTTGGCTTAAAGTATGCAAATTTTCCAATAAAGTGTGGTGACTATTTTGATATAAACTCACCTAATGTTGTAGAAATTGGCGGTCGTTCATTTATAGTATCCAGTGTGATGGATACTACTTATGGTGGATTTATATTTATGTGCACAGATAGCGGGATAATCAAATGGAGATATCATCCTGTAGATGCTGGATATGGTGCAAATATTTACTCATCACCAGCTGTCGGTGACATAGACGGTGATGGCATCCCAGACATTGTTTGTGGTGTATATTTTGGTAAAGATACAATAGTTACTAAAGCTCAAATGTCAAAGTCCAATCTTACCTGTCGGCAGACAGGATATCAAACAAAAATGCGGTTCATAAGTCGTGAAGATACAGTATATAAGTTCTGGGGCAAAGTGTATGCTTTAGATATAAATGGAAATCTACTTTCAGGGTTTCCTGTATCAGTAGACGGTCCTATTATATCATCGCCTCTTCTTGCAGATGTTAATAATGACGGTAAAAAAGAAATCATTATAGGCGCACACGATATGAATCTATATGCATGGGATGGTAATGGAGATACACTTGACGGTTTTCCTATAAATCTTTATCAATGTATATGGACTACTCCAGTTTATGACTCAATCAGCAATGTCATCTATGCTGTGCCATGGGATGGTAGGCTTTGGGCAATAAAGCCAAATGGTGATACCCTATGGACTGCAATTGAACCACACCTATCATGGATACCCGCAACTTCGTCACCAATAGTTGGCGATATAAATGGGGATGAGAAACGAGAGATTATTGTAGCTAATGGGATGGGTGAACTTTACTGTGTTAGTGATAGTGGTAAAGTTATCTGGAAGCAAACCTTGGAAGACACATCTTTCTATTCATCACCCTGCTTAGCTGATATAGATGGTGATTCACTCTTAGATATTATCCTTGCAGCTGGGAATAAGATTTATGCATTTAATAATACTGGCGCTAATTTACCTGGTTTTCCAATTGATACTAAAACAAATGAAATAATCCAATCTTCTCCTGTAGTTGGTGATATAAATAATGACTCAAAGCTTGAAATTATAATTGGGGCACCTGCTGGTAAGTTACTTGGGTATACCAATAGAGGAAAATTACTCTCAGGTTTTCCACTATCAGTAGGTAATAAAATTTACTCTACTCCTTTATTGGTTGACCTTAATAAAGATGGAATAATTGAAATTGTTATCGGCTGTGACGATGGCAATCTTTATGCATGGAGTATTGACAGTTATGGCGCATTACCCTGGCCAATGCTATATAGAGATGAGTGCCATAATGGAATATATTTAATACCACCTAAAGCACCAACAATTCCAGTGGATGTATTTATGCGTAGCCCGTTTTATGTGTACCCAAATCCAGTCATAGATGAAGGGTGGGTAAGATATTTTAGTGGAAATGCAAAATCAGTAAATATAAAGATAATAAATGCAGCTGGTGAAGTAGTTAAAGACTTTGGAGGTAAGATTGGCGAAAAAGTGGCTACAGAAGTTATGCTTCCTAATTTAGTGAGCGGTGTTTATATATGTAGAGTTGAAGTAGATACTGGAAACAAAAATTTAGTCAGATTCAAGAAATTTGCAGTCGTAAAGTAA
- a CDS encoding DUF86 domain-containing protein, whose translation MDIDRARINGRFVVLEKNLKGLEQLRKLNYKELAKDYVRLEGCVYMIQTSIQALLDISSHIVARLGLRSPKGSKDIIKVLDENDLISKEKVKIYEKLVDFRNRVVYNYEEIDAKEVYKILHKNLPDIRNFIKDINRIIHKQ comes from the coding sequence ATGGATATTGATAGGGCGCGAATAAATGGGAGGTTTGTAGTATTAGAAAAGAATCTTAAAGGACTTGAACAATTGAGGAAACTTAATTACAAAGAGTTAGCCAAAGATTATGTTAGACTTGAAGGTTGTGTGTATATGATTCAGACTTCAATTCAGGCTCTTTTGGATATCTCATCACATATTGTTGCGAGGCTTGGATTACGTAGTCCTAAGGGGAGTAAAGATATAATTAAGGTGCTGGATGAGAATGATTTGATCTCAAAGGAAAAAGTGAAAATATACGAAAAATTGGTAGACTTTAGAAATAGAGTAGTTTATAACTATGAGGAGATTGATGCAAAAGAGGTATACAAAATTTTACATAAGAATTTACCTGATATTAGAAACTTTATCAAGGATATAAATCGGATAATTCATAAACAGTGA
- a CDS encoding nucleotidyltransferase domain-containing protein yields the protein MDTDKETLINTDIFKKEPEIVGVWLFGSCARGEARERSDLDIAILYEQPVSLMEQIGVENKIENALETEDIDFVNLNKVGLPFQHRVISEGKLIYSKDKEKTANFIERVIIEYCDFEPTYKIYLDEYFKGIDERYGY from the coding sequence ATGGACACAGATAAAGAGACACTGATAAACACAGATATTTTTAAGAAGGAGCCGGAGATAGTTGGTGTGTGGCTATTTGGCTCTTGTGCAAGAGGCGAAGCAAGAGAGCGCTCTGATTTAGACATTGCAATCTTATATGAACAGCCAGTCTCTCTTATGGAACAAATTGGAGTTGAGAATAAAATTGAGAATGCTTTGGAGACAGAGGATATTGATTTTGTTAATCTTAATAAAGTAGGACTCCCATTTCAGCACAGGGTTATCTCTGAAGGTAAACTTATTTATAGTAAAGATAAGGAGAAGACAGCCAATTTTATAGAGCGTGTGATTATAGAGTATTGCGACTTTGAGCCTACTTATAAGATTTACTTAGATGAATATTTTAAAGGAATAGATGAACGCTATGGATATTGA
- the tadA gene encoding tRNA adenosine(34) deaminase TadA — translation MNNEYWMREALKEARVAKEKEEVPVGAVVILNDRIIGRGHNQVERLKDPTAHAELIAITSAANTLNNWRLDNATLYVTVEPCPMCAGAILLARISRCVFGISDPRVGSLGTVYNIKSPELEVISGVLEPNCKHILKGFFDNLRKEDTH, via the coding sequence ATGAACAATGAATATTGGATGAGAGAGGCTCTCAAAGAAGCAAGAGTTGCAAAAGAGAAGGAAGAAGTCCCTGTTGGTGCTGTTGTTATTCTTAATGACAGAATAATAGGACGAGGTCATAATCAAGTTGAGAGACTTAAAGACCCTACTGCCCATGCCGAATTAATTGCTATAACAAGTGCTGCTAATACGCTAAATAATTGGCGACTTGATAATGCGACCCTATATGTGACCGTAGAACCCTGTCCTATGTGTGCAGGTGCTATCCTTTTGGCACGTATATCAAGATGTGTATTTGGAATTAGTGACCCAAGAGTTGGCAGTCTTGGTACAGTCTACAATATTAAGAGTCCTGAATTAGAGGTCATTTCTGGTGTACTTGAGCCTAATTGCAAGCATATATTAAAGGGATTCTTTGATAATTTGAGGAAAGAAGATACTCATTGA